The Fervidicoccus fontis Kam940 DNA window CAAATGCTGGTATTGCAAATAGACCAAGCAACTTGTTTTTAGAAGTAACCGCTAAAAAGATAACGCCACCCAATATTAGCCAGAACCATCTTGCCACCTTGACGCTCATAATTAGATCTGTTGTATTTAACCAAGCCCCCAGCGGCATTAACACATAAGAGACCACTAAAACGAATATAGTAACAGTTATGGCTGCAACTAGAGCGGCTGAATTCCCCTTTCTTAGTAAAGTATCTGCTAGGCCATGCTCTTTCGCAACTAAGGCATCTGGAACTTGTGGAACCGCCATCACTCCTCCTGGGATCCCAGCTAAGGCCACAGGTATAGCGTCTGCAATCTTGAATGCAACTATAGAAGCCATAAACCACGCTAATACCACAATCGGATCAAGACCTGCAAGCAAAAGAGCTAAAGCTACTGGCGCCATTGTAGCTGTTTCATCTGTTCCTGGCAAAATTCCTATAAAAATGTAAATTATTGAAGAAATAGCAGCTAATACGGTAGAGTAAATGATTATGGATGCAACATCCATGTTAATTCTCCTCGATAATTACTCTTTTAACTTTTGTAATTGGTATAGAAATCAAAAAGCCTATAGATGCACCTATTGCTCCTAAAGTTATCTTCAACGCGTTAATGAGAGAGGGGTTAGATCTCATCGCAATATAAGGTGCAAAGTAATAAAGTAAAAATGCAAAAGCTATTGAAATAAGAGATGCAATCGTCAGCTCTTTTAATGATACGTACTCTCCGTACAATTCTATATATGTTTCGGCATCCTCGTCCAACAAATATTCCCTCCAATTACCAAAAATCTTAAGACAATTTCTGAAAAAAACTTTATAAATTTGTCGAATTTTAAAAAATTATTGAGAATCTCTATGCTTAAATGCGGTTTTAACTTGAATACCTGTTTCTACTAAAAATAACTCAACGTATGGGGAAACTTTGGCGGAAATTAGATGCCCTCCTGCAACCTTTTCATGCCCAGTAGCAAAAGTTGCATGCGCATGAAAAGCAATATTGCCATCGCTTTTCACAAAATAGTTACCTGTAATTGAAAGTAATTCTATGGTGCTGTCTCCATTTCTAGTGAATTTAGAAACTTCATACTGGTTCGTTTTTCTATTTAAAACGCCTATTTCAACTTCTTCCAAGCCGCCAATACCTACTAAATATCCTCCTTTTAAACCATTTACTTGTATAAAGGAAATAACAAAGTCAGGCAACTTTGATCCTTCTGGGATTTTTAAAGGTATAACTTGCATTATTTACACCTTAATTATAATTTTTATTTTCTAATTATTTGAACTTATTGTTATTATACAAATTTTTAAAATAATTTTAAAAAAATTAAATTTTTTTAAAAAAAATGTAAAAAAAGTAAAAAATTATCTTTATTAATAAAAAAATTTATTTTTTATATTAAAAATGAGAGGGTGAGAATCTTGACTAAAATGGCTGTAGCGGTATTTTCTGGAAGTATAGATAGATTAACTGGATTGGCAATGCTAGTTAGCGGAGCAGTAGCAATGGGATATGAAGTTGAGCTGTTTCTCCAACTATGGGGAGTATATGCATTTAAGAAGGACGTTGTAAAGAAAAACATGAACTTTAGCGAATTCCAGGACAAGGCTCCAGAAGTGGCAAAAAGATTGCAAGAGCTAAATGTCCCTTCATGGTTCGATATAATTAAAGAAGCAAAGGAAAATGGAAGTGTCAAAATTTATGCGTGTTCAGCAGCAGCTAGCATATGGAACGTTAAAAAGGAAGATCTTGAACTAGTAGACGATATAATTGGCGCTGCAACTTGGATAGAAAAAATGTCTAAAGCGGATATAACTTTATTTATTTAATAATTTTTCCTTTTTTTTAACCTTTTCCCAATCTTAAAGAGAAAAGGGTCTTTCAGGGAACTAGTAGGTTCTCTGCA harbors:
- a CDS encoding PPC domain-containing DNA-binding protein, producing MQVIPLKIPEGSKLPDFVISFIQVNGLKGGYLVGIGGLEEVEIGVLNRKTNQYEVSKFTRNGDSTIELLSITGNYFVKSDGNIAFHAHATFATGHEKVAGGHLISAKVSPYVELFLVETGIQVKTAFKHRDSQ
- a CDS encoding DsrE/DsrF/DrsH-like family protein; the encoded protein is MAVAVFSGSIDRLTGLAMLVSGAVAMGYEVELFLQLWGVYAFKKDVVKKNMNFSEFQDKAPEVAKRLQELNVPSWFDIIKEAKENGSVKIYACSAAASIWNVKKEDLELVDDIIGAATWIEKMSKADITLFI